Proteins encoded in a region of the Anopheles ziemanni chromosome 2, idAnoZiCoDA_A2_x.2, whole genome shotgun sequence genome:
- the LOC131294158 gene encoding nose resistant to fluoxetine protein 6-like: protein MASIVKVLVVFVCSVLCTSPMVHTATQFNMSQYNLMPRVFHFDDYDECLRDDPSVPGVYCMVKAIVQPNESSRVWNVIADYSSNWKQHLNHAHLDRGLCLQTCLQKLATLERNNVTREELDALVVPKFKIDFPYIIKNGTFRDVDEYRRNYSEIFAQCINFELRQDHGLRAYTEIEYCDNNTESYPIDNLDIAFLVVLALLLLIVFGSSWYDHRCKQEHGLSHYQTELPSKVSMVCVSFSIIRNWYRLTSRGEDSLSHSIRYVHAIRFIIFMMINMGHNILYAQPRTARVIERKFSDVDSMIVVNGTHIVTTFFIISALMLVLSLVSKLEQTGRKLGFVEIIMISIARYVRLTPVYAFIMFLEATWLVRYLDGPLWRKGFETGRTYCRRNWWANLLYINNYYAIDEPCMQHTWYLAADFHMFVYGLIVCAIVFRFPKLKNYILSFLLLLWSMLAAIIVYVNEYEAVTVLPPEPLRFSFWYWDMYRDTYLPTHMNLVNYTAAIMGSFYVLHLQKRNFKTPKMFSLLWLLAVLAVPGSFVAGYVVYSNLFETPSAWMALVFPLGRILYTALMFFHTVAFIFRASKPVLRLVNIPFFGILGRLTYCAYLCHFFITRAAAYGTRRSINLGVFEMNTASWSTLVMSYVLGWVLCLMLESPFISLQKILFESLHGKRRTGTSGSRNRYGNTEETPANFLGVTAADAKTRNNADASKDSAEQEKM, encoded by the exons ATGGCGTCGATCGTGAAAGTGCTCGTAGTGTTCGTATGCAGCGTCTTATGCACCAGCCCGATGGTGCATACTGCAACCCAGTTTAATA TGTCGCAGTACAACCTGATGCCACGAGTGTTTCACTTCGACGATTACGACGAGTGTTTACGCGACGATCCCAGTGTACCCGGCGTCTATTGTATGGTGAAAGCAATTGTCCAACCGAACGAGTCGTCCCGTGTCTGGAACGTGATCGCCGACTACTCCAGTAACTGGAAGCAGCATCTTAACCACGCACATCTCGACCGAGGTCTCTGCCTGCAAACGTGTCTCCAAAAACTGGCGACTCTCGAGCGGAACAATGTAACCCGGGAGGAGCTAGATGCGTTGGTGGTACCGAAGTTCAAAATAGATTTCCCG TACATCATcaaaaatggaacatttcGGGACGTGGACGAGTACCGACGGAACTATTCGGAAATCTTCGCTCAATGCATCAACTTTGAGTTACGGCAGGACCACGGATTGCGGGCATACACGGAAATAGAATACTGTGACAATAACACCGAATCCTATCCAATTG ACAATTTGGATATCGCCTTCCTAGTCGTGCTGGCGTTGCTTTTACTGATAGTGTTTGGCTCCAGTTGGTATGATCACCGTTGCAAACAAGAGCACGGACTGTCCCATTACCAAACCGAGCTTCCCAGCAAGG TCTCCATGGTGTGCGTCTCGTTCTCCATCATCCGCAATTGGTATCGGCTCACCTCGCGAGGTGAAGACTCGTTGAGCCACTCGATACGTTACGTGCACGCGATAaggtttataatttttatgatgaTCAATATGGGACACAACATCCTGTACGCACAGCCTCGAACCGCCAGGGTTATCGAGCGG aaATTCAGCGATGTCGATTCAATGATTGTGGTGAACGGAACGCACATTGTTACCACCTTTTTCATAATCAGCGCACTGATGTTAGTGCTGTCGTTGGTCTCTAAATTGGAGCAAACGGGTCGTAAACTGGGATTCGTTGAAATCATCATGATCTCGATTGCGCGTTACGTCCG ATTAACTCCGGTGTACGCTTTCATTATGTTCCTGGAAGCAACATGGCTTGTGCGGTACTTGGATGGTCCGTTGTGGCGTAAAGGATTTGAAACGGGCCGCACCTACTGTCGGAGGAACTGGTGGGCTAATTTGTTGTACATTAACAACTACTATGCCATCGACGAACCG TGTATGCAACATACCTGGTACCTGGCAGCGGACTTCCACATGTTTGTCTACGGCTTAATAGTTTGCGCCATAGTCTTTCGGTTTCCCAAACTGAAGAACTACATTCTTTCGTTTCTGCTACTCCTGTGGTCCATGCTAGCGGCCATCATTGTATACGTCAACGAGTACGAAGCCGTCACTGTGTTACCTCCAGA GCCGCTCCGATTTTCCTTCTGGTACTGGGACATGTACCGCGATACCTATCTGCCGACACACATGAACCTGGTCAATTACACGGCCGCCATAATGGGCTCCTTCTACGTTCTTCATCTGCAGAAAAGGAACTTCAAAACACCAAAG ATGTTCTCATTACTGTGGCTTCTCGCCGTGCTGGCCGTACCGGGGTCGTTCGTGGCCGGATACGTCGTCTACAGCAATCTGTTCGAAACACCTTCCGCCTGGATGGCGCTAGTGTTCCCGCTCGGGCGCATACTCTACACCGCGCTCATGTTCTTCCACACCGTCGCGTTTATCTTCCGCGCCAGCAAGCCCGTCCTTCGGCTGGTCAACATTCCCTTCTTCGGCATTCTCGGCCGGCTGACGTACTGTGCGTATCTGTGTCACTTTTTCATCACCCGGGCCGCCGCCTACGGTACCAGGCGCTCGATAAACTTGGGTGTATTCGAAATG AACACCGCCAGCTGGTCGACGCTGGTAATGTCTTACGTCCTCGGTTGGGTGCTCTGCCTGATGCTGGAGTCTCCGTTT
- the LOC131294159 gene encoding nose resistant to fluoxetine protein 6-like has protein sequence LAVSQYKMMPSVFHFDDYDECLRDVPSGPGVYCMVKAVIQPNESSRVWNVIADYSSNWKQHLNHAHLDRGLCLQTCLQKLATLERNNVTREVLDALVVPKFKIDFPYIIKNGTFRDVIEYRRNYSETFSKCINHELQQNHGLQAYTEIEYCDSNKKSYPIDNLEIAFLGALGLLLLAVVSSSWYDYCCEKGNGLSHYRTELPSKVSMAFVSFSFIRNWYKLTTRQDDSFSRSMRFVHALRFGFFSVINMGHNVFVAQPRTAKIVEDKYHLVSTMVVANGFHIVTSFFVIGVLMLILSLITKQEKSGRKLGLRDIIMISIARYVRLTPVYAFIMFLEATWLVRYLDGPLWRKGFETGRTYCRRNWWANLLYINNYYATDEPCMQHTWYLAADFHMFLYGLVVFAVVSRCPKQRNYILSLLLLLWSMIAAIVVYIHGYEAATIVSPESLRFLFWYWDMYHDTYLPTHMNLVNYTAAIMGAFFIIYLTKKKFQPTKMFTILWFLGIVAIPAWFMFGFLMYNQDFETPSAWMAIAFPLGRIYYTALIVLFIIGFIFPASRFCLRLANIHFFGILGRLTYCAYLWHFFINRAIAYGTRHTIDFRLFEMTMICCATLAMSYVPALFLCLMLELPCISLQKLLFGCFSGQQGKEKNTHLKSNLQTPSSFKKVRTDDQKDNPVEKFYSRSVEHEKM, from the exons CTTGCAGTGTCACAGTACAAGATGATGCCAAGCGTGTTTCACTTCGACGATTATGATGAGTGTTTGCGCGATGTTCCCAGTGGTCCTGGCGTTTACTGCATGGTGAAGGCGGTTATCCAGCCAAACGAGTCGTCCCGTGTCTGGAACGTGATCGCTGACTACTCCAGTAACTGGAAGCAGCATCTAAACCACGCGCATCTCGACCGAGGTCTCTGCCTGCAAACGTGTCTCCAAAAACTGGCGACTCTCGAGCGGAACAATGTAACCCGGGAAGTGCTAGATGCGTTGGTGGTACCGAAGTTCAAAATAGATTTTCCG TACATTATTAAAAATGGAACGTTCCGTGACGTCATCGAGTACCGGCGAAATTATTCCGAAACGTTCTCTAAATGCATCAACCATGAGTTGCAACAGAACCATGGACTGCAGGCATACACAGAAATTGAATACTGCGATAGTAACAAGAAATCGTATCCGATTG ACAATTTGGAAATTGCCTTCCTTGGTGCACTGGGACTTCTTTTACTGGCAGTTGTTTCCTCCAGTTGGTACGATTACTGTTGCGAAAAAGGGAACGGATTGTCGCACTACCGGACCGAGCTTCCCAGTAAAG TATCTATGGCGTTCGTTTCGTTCTCATTCATTCGCAACTGGTACAAACTCACCACGAGGCAGGACGACTCGTTCAGTCGCTCGATGAGATTCGTGCATGCGCTGAGGTTTGGGTTTTTCTCCGTGATCAACATGGGACACAACGTTTTCGTGGCACAACCACGAACGGCTAAGATTGTAGAGGAT AAGTACCATCTAGTCAGCACCATGGTGGTCGCTAACGGTTTCCATATCGTTACCAGTTTCTTCGTCATTGGTGTCTTGATGTTGATCCTTTCGCTCATCACAAAGCAGGAGAAATCAGGACGCAAACTAGGATTGAGGGACATCATCATGATTTCGATTGCGCGTTACGTGCG ATTAACTCCGGTGTACGCTTTCATCATGTTTCTGGAAGCAACGTGGCTTGTGCGGTACTTGGATGGCCCGTTGTGGCGTAAAGGATTTGAAACGGGTCGAACCTATTGTCGGAGGAACTGGTGGGCTAATTTGTTGTACATTAACAACTACTATGCCACCGACGAACCG TGTATGCAACACACCTGGTACCTGGCAGCAGACTTCCACATGTTTTTGTACGGTCTAGTAGTTTTTGCAGTGGTCTCTAGATGTCCGAAACAGCGAAACTACATCCTATCGTTACTATTACTACTCTGGTCCATGATTGCGGCCATTGTCGTGTACATCCACGGATATGAAGCTGCAACGATTGTTTCTCCCGA ATCccttcggtttcttttttggtaCTGGGACATGTATCACGATACCTATCTTCCAACCCACATGAACCTGGTGAATTATACGGCTGCGATAATGGGTGCCTTCTTCATTATCTATCTcacgaaaaagaaatttcaaccGACCAAG ATGTTCACAATTCTCTGGTTCCTCGGAATCGTTGCCATACCGGCCTGGTTTATGTTCGGTTTCTTGATGTACAACCAGGATTTTGAAACACCTTCCGCGTGGATGGCCATAGCGTTTCCGCTCGGGCGCATTTACTATACGGCCCTGATAGTGCTGTTCATCATCGGGTTCATCTTTCCTGCGTCCAGATTCTGCCTGCGTCTGGCCAATATCCACTTTTTCGGCATCCTTGGCCGGCTGACGTACTGCGCTTATCTTTGGCACTTTTTTATCAACCGTGCCATCGCGTACGGTACAAGACACACGATAGACTTTCGACTATTTGAAATG ACAATGATTTGCTGCGCTACGCTAGCGATGTCCTACGTTCCTGCTTTGTTTCTATGCTTGATGCTGGAATTGCCATGCATTTCGCTGCAGAAACTTCTTTTCGGATGTTTCAGCGGGCAGcaaggcaaagaaaaaaatactcatCTAAAGAGTAATCTGCAGACACCTTCTAGTTTTAAGAAGGTTAGAACTGATGACCAGAAGGACAACCCCGTGGAAAAGTTCTATTCACGCTCGGTGGAACACGAAAAAATGTAA
- the LOC131294160 gene encoding nose resistant to fluoxetine protein 6-like → MGHPIGSWWFLAPAIGVLLVGLVVRECHGELLELSEYWRMPRVFQYEDYDICLNDNPSVPSVYCVVKAVIRPDNTSDVWRIIEQASDNWKVHVNHAHLDRGFCVRDCERRLESLSASDRLNASELLVPKFKTNIRYTFPTGTFRSVEAYRKNYSELLEMCVNAELSEKYGLKAQTVIEYCDSNTTSYPIDWLEITFIVVALAIAAIVTASSWYDFRCKTTHGLEHYMHDLPSSKQMFLVSFSIIRNWYRIKCRGDDQLSHDLRYIHTIRMLVFFGVTLGHTLFYAQPRTALTIEKRFYDLPTMVLINGFQIVTTFFSISAMLLVLFFMQKVEQTKKQVGVLEIFIISAARYVRLTPVYAFVMLFEATWVIRLGDGPLWQKGFESGRTYCRENWWANILYINNYYKVDQPCMLHTWYLAADFHLFVYGLVLCALITRFPKIRNLLLGAMLILSYAITSIIIYANEFDAIPIFTPEQIRYWFWYWPVYTETYVPTHMYVVNYTCAIALTFYYIHLSKTRSDYHWFVKACWWVSCLSIPSMFAAGYFFYHNRFATPSLWMALLFPFLRLLFTGIVFFIGIGLSFRFVKLLTRLADIPFYTIIGRLTYSAYLVHLCLVKMAVFNTRSFFRYGTIDIGSVWAATVVLSYMLAWMLCLVLESPFIALQRQLFKRHVRSEDGTEHSSSSADHGTDTSYCDHPDEKNSMPKVIFSQRF, encoded by the exons ATGGGACACCCTATAGGGAGTTGGTGGTTCCTGGCTCCAGCGATAGGGGTATTACTGGTAGGGTTAGTGGTTCGGGAATGTCACGGCGAGCTATTGGAAT TGTCGGAATATTGGCGGATGCCACGTGTGTTCCAGTACGAAGACTACGACATCTGCCTAAACGACAACCCATCCGTACCGTCCGTATACTGCGTAGTGAAGGCGGTCATCCGGCCAGACAACACCTCCGATGTCTGGCGCATTATCGAGCAAGCTTCGGACAACTGGAAGGTGCACGTCAACCATGCTCATCTGGACCGGGGGTTCTGTGTGCGGGACTGCGAACGCCGACTCGAGAGTTTGAGCGCTTCCGATCGGCTCAATGCCAGCGAGTTGCTTGTGCCGAAATTCAAGACCAACATCCGG TACACTTTCCCTACAGGGACTTTCAGAAGCGTCGAAGCCTACCGCAAGAACTACTCGGAGCTGCTAGAAATGTGCGTCAACGCCGAGCTGTCCGAAAAGTACGGACTCAAGGCGCAAACGGTGATAGAGTACTGTGATAGTAATACTACATCATACCCGATCG ATTGGCTAGAAATCACATTTATAGTGGTGGCGCTCGCGATCGCCGCCATTGTGACCGCGTCCAGCTGGTACGACTTCCGGTGCAAAACGACGCACGGACTGGAACACTACATGCACGATCTACCCAGCTCGAAGCAGATGTTTCTGGTGTCGTTCTCCATCATCCGGAACTGGTATCGCATAAAGTGTCGCGGAGATGACCAGCTGAGCCACGACCTGCGCTACATCCACACGATCCGGATGCTCGTCTTTTTCGGCGTAACCCTGGGACATACCCTTTTCTACGCACAACCTCGGACGGCCCTCACCATCGAGAAG CGTTTCTACGATCTCCCAACGATGGTGCTCATCAACGGGTTCCAGATAGTGACGACGTTTTTCTCCATCAGTGCCatgctgttggtgctgttcTTCATGCAGAAGGTCGAACAAACGAAGAAGCAGGTTGGAGTTCttgaaattttcataatttccgCCGCCCGTTACGTTCG ATTGACGCCCGTGTACGCGTTTGTGATGCTGTTCGAGGCTACCTGGGTCATACGACTAGGCGATGGACCGCTGTGGCAGAAAGGTTTCGAATCGGGCCGAACGTACTGCCGAGAGAACTGGTGGGCGAATATACTCTACATCAACAACTACTACAAGGTGGATCAGCCG TGTATGCTGCACACGTGGTATCTGGCGGCCGACTTTCATCTGTTCGTGTACGGTCTTGTGCTGTGCGCGTTGATCACGCGGTTTCCCAAAATAAGGAATCTACTGCTGGGGGCGATGCTGATCCTTAGCTACGCCATAACCTCCATCATTATTTACGCCAACGAGTTCGATGCCATCCCAATATTCACTCCAGA GCAAATTCGATACTGGTTCTGGTACTGGCCAGTTTACACGGAAACTTATGTCCCAACGCATATGTACGTGGTGAACTACACCTGCGCGATCGCACTTACGTTTTACTATATTCACCTGTCCAAAACTAGGTCCGATTATCACTGG TTTGTGAAAGCGTGCTGGTGGGTTAGCTGTCTGTCAATTCCATCTATGTTTGCCGCCGGTTACTTCTTCTACCACAACCGCTTCGCGACGCCATCCCTCTGGATGGCCCTACTGTTCCCGTTCCTACGCCTGCTGTTCACGGGGATTGTGTTCTTTATCGGCATCGGCCTTTCGTTCCGGTTCGTGAAGCTACTGACCCGACTGGCGGACATTCCGTTCTACACGATCATCGGCCGGCTGACGTACAGTGCGTACCTGGTGCATCTGTGTCTGGTCAAGATGGCCGTGTTCAACACCAGAAGCTTCTTCCGCTACGGAACAATCGATATC GGTTCCGTCTGGGCAGCGACCGTCGTTCTCTCGTACATGTTGGCTTGGATGCTGTGTTTGGTACTGGAGTCACCGTTCATTGCACTGCAGAGGCAGCTGTTCAAGCGCCACGTGCGATCTGAGGACGGTACGGAGCACTCGTCCAGCAGTGCTGACCACGGTACGGATACGAGCTACTGCGATCATCCGGACGAGAAGAATTCCATGCCCAAAGTTATTTTCAGTCAACGTTTTTAA